Below is a genomic region from Halogeometricum sp. S1BR25-6.
GAGGATTTCGAGCGGGACCGAAACGCGTACCGTCAACGGGACCACCGCGAGCGTCGAGAGGACGGCGGTTCCGACGAGTATCGCGCGCCGACGTCCCGTAATATCGGCGACCGCACCCCAGACGGGCGCGAACGCGAACAGACCGAAGGAGAACGCCGCGTAGGCGAGACTCACCGCGAACGGCGACCCGCGCCGACCGATGTAGACGGCCACCGCCGTCCCGAACAGCGACCCGCAGGCGACGCGGGAGATACCGATGAGAGCGATGGCACTCCGCTGTCCGCGAAGCAACCGCGTGACCGCCCTCACGTTCGACACTACTGTCGGGCGGTGTCACCCCTTGCGAATAAAGATTAGCGATGCGGAAGACGCCAATTACTCGGGCATGTTCCCTTTGAGGGAACGACGTGGTGGGGAGGGACGTGAGATGGTCTGATGAGAGAGACGAAGAGGACGGGCGCCGGTGCACGGCAAAAACGTCGGTCGCTTTCCATCGAAGACGTGATTGCTGTTCCCCCCACGCGAACGGATTTCGGTCGGTCTCAGAGTGACGAGAGCGGTGAGCGATTTCGTCCGAATGCGCCCAAAACGACCGGCTCAAACAGTCACGGCCGGGTGTGTGTGCGTGTCTCACCTTTTCGTCCGGGGCCGCTGATAGTGTTCTCGGCACTCCAGTTCGTTACGATTCTAATACTGTAACGCACAAGTTCTCCTATCGGGAACAGAAGCGCAGCGAGCGACGGGAGCGGTTGCGGTCCGGCGGTTCGACGCCGCCCCGAGAATTCGGATTTCGACCTCCAGGGAGTGCGGTGGGCGGTTATTCGAACGTGTCGCCCAGGTAGTCACACTGCCAGAAGACGACGCTCACGATGAGAAGGAGTACGCCGGCGACGGCGAAGTCCATCATGAGTACGACGTACGACGCGGTACCCCGTTCGACGCTCGTCAGGGCCAACAGACCGAGCACGAGGGCCAGGAGGGTGAACGAGAGAATACCGGTCCAGAGCATCTTTCGGCGGCAGATCCAGTTTTTGAAGTACGCCCGTTCTGAGTTTCCCATGACCGCAGCGTTCGTGAAACGGAACAATAGTCCTTTGGGACCGGGAACTCCGGCAGATTCCGTCCAGACGACCCAACGTTCTGTTTTAATAATCTCCATTATCGATAGATGTATATACGAGTATGGTAATTGGCAGTGTGTAATGGATTCGCAAACTAGTGGTGAGTCCGACGAGTGGATCAGCGACGACGAGTGGGAGGACGTGTCTCCGCAGACGCGCCGTCGTCTGCTCAGGAACGCTTTCGGGGCGACGGCGGGCGTCGCCGCACTCGCGGGGTGTAGTGGAGAGGACGACCAATCGACGCCGACACCGCTCCAGAACGAGGGTGACGGCGGCGGAGGGACGTCGACTGACTCGGGGACCGCGGACGGGGGTTCGTCCGGGAAGACGCTCGACCACATCATCTCGCTCGCGCCGACGAACGCCCGGTTCAACCCCTACGGCAACGCGACGAACTGGTCGTTCCGGTGGTACTGGGCCATGTTCGACCAGCTCGCGGTCCACGACAAGGTGGCGAACAAGACGAAAGGGATGGTCATCGAGGACTGGAATTACGCCGACAACGGGCAGGTCACGTGGAACGTCCGCGATTCGTACACGTGGCACAACGGCGACGACCTGACGGCGGAGGACGTGGCCACGCAGCTGAAGATCGGACAGCTGATGCAGACGGTCCACAAGGGGTACGGCGCCCAACCGCTCTACGAGAACGTCGAGACGACCGGAAAGTACGAGCTCACGTTCGACCTGAAGGAGGCGGACATCAGCCGCGAGATATTCGAGTTCGGGCACATGAAGCGCCGCGCGTGGCTCTGGGCTCACCGGGACATCTGGGGCAAGTACGCCGAGATGTTCGACGACGCCACGACGGAGGACGCGCGGACCTCCGCCCAGCAGGAGATGATGCAGGCGGTGCAAAAGGAGGTGTGGGACAACTCGAACGTCCCCGGAAACTCCGTCTGGGAGTTCGTCAGTGGCGAGGAGAACATCGCGTACTTCGAGCCCTACGACGACTACTACAGCCCGTTCAGCGACGCCGAATGGGCGGACGGCGACATCACCGGGGACATGATCGACTACAACCTCCGGTGGCACCGCTACCCGAACCAGCAACAGCGAACGCAGGCGATGAAGCAGGGCACCATCGACGTCAGTTATCCGCCGGACTCCGAGTCCGCTCGGGAGGGCATCCGAGAGAAGGGCTGGGGCCCCGCCGACGACCTCTCGACGGATCAGATCACTCCCTCGATGCGGAGCGGATCGATGTGCACGCTGTTCAACTGCCAGAGCGACATCACTGGCGACCCGCGCGTCCGCAAGGCGATTCACCACATCGTCCCGCGGAAACCGCTGGTCGCGTGGGTTCCCGATTACGAGTCCTACTGGGTGGAAGACCGGATCCCCTCCGGCATGGGTCAGGACAAGGAGGTTCCCTGGTACGGCGGGAACTCGAACTGGCCGAACGGAGCGCTCACGGATTTAGAGCGGTACGCCCACACGAAAGACGACGTCGACAAGGAACGGGCCACGCAACTGCTCGAAGCCGCCGGATTCTCCAAGTCGGGTGGTCGCTGGCAGGACTCCGACGGGAACAACATCACGCTCCGGTTCTACACGGCGACGTCCGGCGAGGAACCCATGGCCCTGCGCTTCGCGCAGATAGCGAAGTCCTACCTGGACAACTTCGGCCTCCAGACGGAGGTCACGGCGCAGGAGGCTACTATCCGCGCCGGGAAGACGCTCGAATCCGGCAACTGGGAGATGCTGTTCGACACCTGGGGCGGCGCGAAGTCCGGCCCAGCGTTCCTCGACTTCTCGACGACGTTCCAACTCCAGCAGACGCTCTCCGGACAGCCGATCGGAACGAACGACAACTGGGCGATGAACAGGAAGGTTGAGGTGCCGTATCCGATAGGCGACCCGACGGGCGACCTCCAGGAGGTCGACGTCATCGACAAACTCAACCGACTCCAGACGCGGATGTCCGACGAGAAGCGCCGACAGACGATCGGCGAGATGGCGTGGATATTCAACCAGTCGCTGCCGATGATGCTGGTGAACGAGGAAGGCGGAACCGGCGGCTACTGGCTGGACCACAGCAAGTGGCAGACCCAACCCCCGAACAACAACCGGAACCCGGCGTACCGCTACGAAATCGTCGAGGTCGGGCAGTACTCGTACTGCCAGTACATGGCGAAGACGGGAACCGAATACTTCGGACCCGCAGAAGGGGGACAGTGAGACGGCGCGAGACGTACGCCTGACCTCCCCTCGTCCGCCACTGTTCCGCTACCGACCCGCGCCGCTTCGGGAGCCTTGATACCGCTCTCTCCGCGTTGCGGACGAAAGTGTAATGTGTCGTGATTGTTCCTCGGTGCGACCGTATCAGTAATTATTAAGTGTGCAGATGACTGCTAACAGATAACAGGATGGTAGAGAAGAACTACTACGTCAGGCGGATAGTACAGTCTTTAGTGACTGTATTGGCGGCGATCACGTTCTCGTTCGTGACGATACGTCTCATCCCCGGTGGGCCGATGGACTACATCGCCGCACAGATACGGCAGCGCTCCGGCGGATCGGTTTCGACGGCGCGCCTCAACCAGATGGTCGAGATGTACTCGAACGTTAATCCCTCGAAGCCGATGTGGGAGGCGTACGTCGATTACATCGTCTCGGTGGCGCAACTGGACTTCGGCCGGTCGATATTCTACGCCGACCCGGTCTGGGACGTGCTCGGCCCGGCGATTCCGTGGACGATGTTCGTCTCGCTGTTCGCGCTCGTCATCGGGACGGTGATGGTGTTCCTCATCGGCGGCTTCCTCGCCGTCCACGAGGGCGACACCTGGGACGTCGTCGGGAGCTACTTCGTCATCTTCTCCGACGCGGTACCCTACTACGTCGTCGGACTCGTGCTCCTGTTCGTGTTCGGATTCGGGACGGAGTTCTTCCCCAACGGGGGGCGCTACGACAACTCCCTGACGCCCGGATTCAACATCGAGTTCATGGCCAGCGTACTCAGACACGCCGCGTTGCCCATCATGTCCTTCGCGCTCACCTCGTGGGGCGGCCTTGAGTTCCGCGCGCACTGTACGCGGATCATCGGCGAGGACTATGTGGACGTGGCCGAACTCCGGGGACTCCCCGACAGCAGGATCCAACTGCGGTACATCGGCTGGAACTCGATGCTCCCGATGTACACGGGCCTCATGGCCGGCCTCGCCAGCCTCTTCGGCGGGTCGGTCATCATGGAGCAGATATTCCGCTACCGCGGCATGGGCTTTTACTTCTACGAGGCCACGATGGCGCGGGATTACACGACGGTGATGGCGGCGGTCATCCTCTTCACCGTCGTCACCGTCATCGGCCTCCTCATCGCCGACTTCACCTACGGCTTCATCGACCCCCGCGCCGGCCACAGCCAACGGGAGTCCTACTCGCGTTCGTACCGCGAACAGTTCCAGCGGTTCGTCAACCGCCTCCGGAACGGTCGCGGCGAGGAGAGCGAGACCATCGACGACCGCATTCAGGACAGTCGCGTCTCGAAGAGCGGCGCGATGAGCTTCGACGTCGAGCAGTCGGACTTCTCGCGCGGCGACTACGTTCGCGAGCGCATCGACCAAAGCCTCCTGACGCCGTTCCGCATTATCTGGACGTCGCCGCGGGCCCGCGTCGGCGCGATCATCCTCGCAATATTCGGGTTCATGGGGCTGTTCGGACCGTACCTCGTTCGGCCCGTCGACCCGATGCAGGGGCCGATTCTTCTGCAACCGCTGGAGAACCTGGCCTACCCGCTCGGCACCGACGACATCGGCCGCGACCTCTTCGCCCAGCAGGTGCGGGCGACGCGTCCGATGCTCATCATGATGCTGTCGGGCGCGGCGGTGACGCTCGGTCTCGCCATCCTCCTCGGCGTCACCGCAGGCTACCTCGGCGGCCTCATCGACAAGGTGCTGATGACCATCACGGACGTGATGATGAACATCCCCGGCTTGGCGCTGGTCATCGTCCTCGCCGTCATCCTCTCGCCGAAGAGTCCGGTGTTCGTCGGGGTCATCCTCGCCGTCGACAACTGGCCGCGGCTGGCGCGACAGCTCCGTTCGCAGGTGCTCACCATCCGCGGCGAGGCGCACGTCGAGGCCTCCCGCGTCCTCGGCCTGCCGACCAAGAGCATCCTCTCGAAGAACGTCATGTCCCGGCTCATGCCGATGCTGACGATGGGGACGGTCGGCTCGATGCGGAACATCCTCATGGAGTCGGTCGGCCTGTACTTCCTGGGCATCCTCCCCTTCACGACGAACAACTGGGGCATCGTGCTCAACATCGCCCGCAACGGCGGCGCGCTCTCGGGCGTGGACCGGTTCCACTGGCTCCTCGCGCCCATCCTGTTCATCGTCACGATGACGTACGGGCTCCAACTGTTCGCGCAGGGGACCGACCGCCTGTTCAACCCCCGCCTCCGCGCGCGGCACGCGGCGACCGTCTCGACCGACGAGACGGAGGAGGAAGGCCGCGGCGGGTCGTCCGCCTCCGCGGCCGACTGAATCCCTTCGTTCCCCTCTTCTCTCTCCGTCGCGCTTCTTCGTCCGTTCAGCCTCGTGTTCTCGAACGCTCTCCTCGGTTTCGTCTCTTCGAACGCCGAGCGCCGTCCCTTCGCCGACCCGCTGTCGGTCGTTCCGCCAGTCTCCCGGCGCGTCCGCCGTACTCGGCGAAAAGATTAACTTAGGCGACGCGGACCCTTCGAACGGGTCTAACACCAATGAAAGTGGAGAAAGAAGGGAACACCACGCGGTATATGATCGGCCTGATACTACTCGTTATCCTGCTCGTCGGGGTGTACTACGGATTCACCATGATGTGATCAGAACTGGTGGTACGCCCAGAGGAGGCCCCTCGATACGACGGCGACGGTGATCAGCAACCCGCCGATTATTCCGAGCATCCCGGCCCAGACGCCCGTCTGAAGCATCGCGCCCGCCAGTATCAACAGTGCTCCGACGACGATCACGGACGAGGTGACCGGGCCGCCGAGTTTCGAGCGCACCGACCGTAGTCCGTTCTGTCGCGTTCTCGCTTGCGCCATATCTCCGACGTTTAATTTGGTAGAACTTATAGCTTGCCGGTGGGTCGCCCACCGTTCGGTCGTCGCGACCGTCGCACCGCGTGCCAGGTCGGGAAAGTGTTAAGTGGGATTGACCGTGATAGTTTCGTATCGCAGCCATTATGTTGGGTATTCACGCGCATCACGGACTGGCCCGGTCGAACGGCTCACACACCGACGAGACGGATTGACAATGTCGACTCAGTACACCAGACGCGAGAGCAAGGACGACGGCCGGTCGGCACACAACGTGCTCGAGATATCGAACGCGAGCGTCGCGTTCGCGATGGAGCGGGGGGATGCCCGCGTTCTCGACGATGTCTCGATAAACGTCCGGCAGGGAGAGGTGCTCGGCGTCGTCGGCGAGTCGGGGTCGGGGAAGTCGATGCTGGCGGACTCGATGCTCGACGCCATCGACTCGCCCGGGACGCTCACCGGCGACGTTACGTTCCATCCGCCCGAAGGGGGCGACCCGATAGCGGTCAATCAACTGAGCAAGGAGGAACTGCGCCAGTTCCGCTGGGAGCGGGTGTCGATGGTCGTCCAGGGGGCGCTCGACTCGTTCAACCCGACGCTCAGCATCGGCGACCACTTCGTCGAGACGCTCCGCGCGCACGACTACGACGTAGCCGAGGGGATGGAGCGAGCGCGACAACTCATCTCGGACGTCCACCTCGAACCGGACCGCATCCTCGACGCCTACCCGTACGAACTGAGCGGCGGGATGACCCAGCGCGCCCTCATCGCGCTGAGTCTTCTTCTCGACCCGGACGTGCTGGTGATGGACGAACCCACCGCGGCGCTGGACCTGCTGATGCAGCAGTCGATTCTGAAGCTCCTCTCGGAGCTGAAAGAGGAGTACGACCTCACCATCGTCATCGTCACCCACGACCTGAGCCACGTCGCCCGCATCTCGGACCGACTGGCCGTGATGTACGCCTTCGAGATTCTCGAACTCGGTCCGGTGGGGGACATCGTGGCGAACCCCTCGCACCCCTACACGAGGGAGCTTCTCAACTCGATTCCCGACATCGACGCCGATTTAGACGAGATGGCGTCCATCGAGGGAACCAGTCCCGACCCCCTGAACGTCCCGAAGGGCTGTTCGTACCACCCGCGGTGTCCGCTCGCCGACGAGCAGTGCCGCGAAACCAATCCCGACCTCTTCGAGGTGTCGGGGGACCACAGCGCCGCGTGCTTCTACTCCGACGAGGCGCGCGAGACCATTCCGCTGAAAAAGGAGGTGACGAAATGAGCTCCCGCCCGCTCTTGGAGGTGGACGACCTGAGCGTCCACTTCGGCGGCGACAGCGGGATACTCGACCGCTTCCTCGGCGACAACAAGGGCGTCGTTCGCGCCGTCGACGGCGTCTCCCTCGACATCGGCGAGAACGACGTGGTCGCACTCGTCGGCGAGTCGGGGTGCGGGAAGACGACGCTCGGCAAGACGATGATCGGCCTCCAGCGCCCCACTTCGGGCGCCGTCCGCTTCCGCGGGCAGGACATCTGGAAGTCCGACCTCGAACCGGGCGACATCCCCTACAAGGACATCCGCAAGTCCCTCCAGATGGTCCATCAGGACGCCGGCAATTCGCTGGACCCCAACCGCACGATATTCAAGAACCTCAACCCCGCGCTGAAGAAGTGGCGCCCGGAACTCAACCTCGTCGAGCGCCGGGAACTCGTCCATCAGATGCTCGATACGGTCGGTCTCACGCCCGCCGACGACTACGCCTCGCGCTACCCGCACCAACTCTCCGGCGGGGAGGCCCAGCGCACCGTCATCGTCCGGTCGATGCTCCTCGAACCGGACCTCATCCTGGCCGACGAGGCCGTTTCGGCGCTCGACGTCTCACTGCGCGTGAACCTGATGGACCTGCTCTTGGAACTGCAGGAGATGTTCAGCACGTCGTTCGTCTTCATCTCGCACAACATGGCGAACGCCCGCTATCTCGCCGGCCGCGCCGACGGTCGCATCGCCGTGATGTACCTCGGGCGCATCGTCGAAATCGGTCCCGCGGACGAGATAATAAAGAACCCCCAGCACCCCTATACGAAGAGCCTCCTGTGGGCCACCTCCGGTCTCTCGGAGATAAACGACCCCATCGAGTCGCCGCCGGTCAGGAAGATAGACATCCCGGACCCGGAGAACCCGCCCAGCGGCTGTCGGTTCCACACGCGCTGTCCCGAGGCGCGCGAGTTCTGCACGGGGAACGACCCCCAACTCGAAGGGATGACCGGTTCGAGCGACAGACACGAGACGGCCTGCTTCGAGGCACACGAACGCGTCGAGTACCGCAACAGCGCGCCGCTTCCCGACGACCCCGAGGACGTCGACGCGACCGG
It encodes:
- a CDS encoding ABC transporter ATP-binding protein, producing MSTQYTRRESKDDGRSAHNVLEISNASVAFAMERGDARVLDDVSINVRQGEVLGVVGESGSGKSMLADSMLDAIDSPGTLTGDVTFHPPEGGDPIAVNQLSKEELRQFRWERVSMVVQGALDSFNPTLSIGDHFVETLRAHDYDVAEGMERARQLISDVHLEPDRILDAYPYELSGGMTQRALIALSLLLDPDVLVMDEPTAALDLLMQQSILKLLSELKEEYDLTIVIVTHDLSHVARISDRLAVMYAFEILELGPVGDIVANPSHPYTRELLNSIPDIDADLDEMASIEGTSPDPLNVPKGCSYHPRCPLADEQCRETNPDLFEVSGDHSAACFYSDEARETIPLKKEVTK
- a CDS encoding ABC transporter substrate-binding protein — translated: MDSQTSGESDEWISDDEWEDVSPQTRRRLLRNAFGATAGVAALAGCSGEDDQSTPTPLQNEGDGGGGTSTDSGTADGGSSGKTLDHIISLAPTNARFNPYGNATNWSFRWYWAMFDQLAVHDKVANKTKGMVIEDWNYADNGQVTWNVRDSYTWHNGDDLTAEDVATQLKIGQLMQTVHKGYGAQPLYENVETTGKYELTFDLKEADISREIFEFGHMKRRAWLWAHRDIWGKYAEMFDDATTEDARTSAQQEMMQAVQKEVWDNSNVPGNSVWEFVSGEENIAYFEPYDDYYSPFSDAEWADGDITGDMIDYNLRWHRYPNQQQRTQAMKQGTIDVSYPPDSESAREGIREKGWGPADDLSTDQITPSMRSGSMCTLFNCQSDITGDPRVRKAIHHIVPRKPLVAWVPDYESYWVEDRIPSGMGQDKEVPWYGGNSNWPNGALTDLERYAHTKDDVDKERATQLLEAAGFSKSGGRWQDSDGNNITLRFYTATSGEEPMALRFAQIAKSYLDNFGLQTEVTAQEATIRAGKTLESGNWEMLFDTWGGAKSGPAFLDFSTTFQLQQTLSGQPIGTNDNWAMNRKVEVPYPIGDPTGDLQEVDVIDKLNRLQTRMSDEKRRQTIGEMAWIFNQSLPMMLVNEEGGTGGYWLDHSKWQTQPPNNNRNPAYRYEIVEVGQYSYCQYMAKTGTEYFGPAEGGQ
- a CDS encoding ABC transporter permease subunit, with amino-acid sequence MVEKNYYVRRIVQSLVTVLAAITFSFVTIRLIPGGPMDYIAAQIRQRSGGSVSTARLNQMVEMYSNVNPSKPMWEAYVDYIVSVAQLDFGRSIFYADPVWDVLGPAIPWTMFVSLFALVIGTVMVFLIGGFLAVHEGDTWDVVGSYFVIFSDAVPYYVVGLVLLFVFGFGTEFFPNGGRYDNSLTPGFNIEFMASVLRHAALPIMSFALTSWGGLEFRAHCTRIIGEDYVDVAELRGLPDSRIQLRYIGWNSMLPMYTGLMAGLASLFGGSVIMEQIFRYRGMGFYFYEATMARDYTTVMAAVILFTVVTVIGLLIADFTYGFIDPRAGHSQRESYSRSYREQFQRFVNRLRNGRGEESETIDDRIQDSRVSKSGAMSFDVEQSDFSRGDYVRERIDQSLLTPFRIIWTSPRARVGAIILAIFGFMGLFGPYLVRPVDPMQGPILLQPLENLAYPLGTDDIGRDLFAQQVRATRPMLIMMLSGAAVTLGLAILLGVTAGYLGGLIDKVLMTITDVMMNIPGLALVIVLAVILSPKSPVFVGVILAVDNWPRLARQLRSQVLTIRGEAHVEASRVLGLPTKSILSKNVMSRLMPMLTMGTVGSMRNILMESVGLYFLGILPFTTNNWGIVLNIARNGGALSGVDRFHWLLAPILFIVTMTYGLQLFAQGTDRLFNPRLRARHAATVSTDETEEEGRGGSSASAAD
- a CDS encoding ABC transporter ATP-binding protein, with protein sequence MSSRPLLEVDDLSVHFGGDSGILDRFLGDNKGVVRAVDGVSLDIGENDVVALVGESGCGKTTLGKTMIGLQRPTSGAVRFRGQDIWKSDLEPGDIPYKDIRKSLQMVHQDAGNSLDPNRTIFKNLNPALKKWRPELNLVERRELVHQMLDTVGLTPADDYASRYPHQLSGGEAQRTVIVRSMLLEPDLILADEAVSALDVSLRVNLMDLLLELQEMFSTSFVFISHNMANARYLAGRADGRIAVMYLGRIVEIGPADEIIKNPQHPYTKSLLWATSGLSEINDPIESPPVRKIDIPDPENPPSGCRFHTRCPEAREFCTGNDPQLEGMTGSSDRHETACFEAHERVEYRNSAPLPDDPEDVDATGRPADAD